The segment GGGTGCGCGGGAGCGCGGGTCGGATGCGGTGGCGTCGCGAGCGCCGTACCCGACAGTCCGAGGACGACCGCCACGGCGGCGATCAGACTCATCAACACCGACCTACGCATCTACGGCAACTCCCTGCTCGACCCGGACGACATCAGCGCATGAGCACGCTGCCACACCTCGTGCACGCGGTCGAGACCAATTCGCCACGGAGCGAGACGCATCACTGACGCTGCGCGTATCTCGCGCCTCCCCCATTCCGCGTGAACGTGACGTTGATGCGGCTAGAGCGCTTGAACGTCACGTTCAAGCGGAATTGGTTGGCGGGCGGCGGCCGATTTCGCGATCGGGCCGACATCGTGCGCCGTACTCGCATCCACGGAGCAGATCGGCGAGTAGGACGCACGATGTCGCCCGGCACCATCGTCGTACGCCGACCTCACCCCGGGCTTCCAGCCCGCTTCCTCGGCCCCCAACCCTCCCCATTCCGCGTGAACGTGACGTTCAAGCCGCTAGAGCGCTTGAACGTGACGTTCAAGCGGAATGGCGGGGGCGGGTCAGGCGATCTCGATGATCGCCTTGATGTAGCCGTCGGGCTTCTTGTCCATCGTCAGGAAGGCCTGGTCCACGTCGGCGAGCGGGAAGCGGTGGGTGATCAGCGGTTGCAGGTCGACCTTGCCGGCGGCGACGAGGTCGAGACCGCGCCGGGTGCTGTCCCGCAGCCGGGCGCGGTCCCGGACGTGTGAGTTGACCACGTCGAGGCCCTTCCAGTTCCAGGTCTTCATGTCCACCGACCTCGGCTCCTGGTGGTAGCCCATGATCGAAACGATGCCGTGCGCGCGGACCAGATCGGTGGCGAGGTCGAGTCCTGGCTGCGATCCCGACGCCTCGAAGACCACGTCGAACTCCTGGCCCGAACCCGCCGGAAACGGCGCAAGGTCCCGAGCCGCGGCGGGCTCGATCGCGACGTCGGCCCCGTGCCGCAGCGCGTGCTCGCGGGCATCCGCGCGCGGGTCGATCGCCACCACCTGACGCAGACCGGCGTGCCGCAGGAGTTGGAGCAGGCATAGCCCCATAAAGCCGGTCCCGACGACGGCCACCCGGTCGGCGACGTCGACACCGGTACGCCGTAGCGCGTCGACCACACAGCCGAGCGGCTCGCCCAGGACCGCCTCGGCCGGCACGCCGGTCGGCGCGACCACCAGGTCGGCCTCGTCGGCGACGGCCAGGTCGGCGAAGGACGGGCTGACCCGACCGGTGACGATGTCGCCTACCGCACAGGACCCGACGCCCGCGCCCACGGCCGCCACCCGGCCGACCGGCTCGTGCCCGAGGCGGATGGAGCTCGACGGCGGCGCCGACCGCCAGCGCGGCAGGTCGCTCGCGCACACCCCGTTGACCAGGACCTCGATGAGGACCTGGCCGGCGCCGTACTCCGGAATCGGGTCGCTGGAGAGCTCCGACCGGCCTGGACCGACGAGCACACTCGCCCGGTTGCTCACGAGACCTCCCGTTGTGGACGGTGGGTCCACGATCTCGGAGACCGCGCCTGGGGGCAAGCTCGCAATGAGCGCCACGTTCGGCGATGCCGGCTCTAAGGTCAGAACTGGGGCGGCGTACACGGTCCGGGAGCAGGGCAGCACGAGAGGTGCGCAGCGGTGCATGACGGATGGCTCGTCGTAGCTCTCAGCCTCTCCGCCGCGCTGGCCTTCGCCCTGTCCAGCTCGCTCAAACACGTCAGCGCAGGTCACGCCCCCGACGCCCAGAGCCTGCGGCCGAGCCGGGTCGCCCGGTTCATCCGCGCCACGCTGGCCCACCCCCTCTGGCTGGGTGGCATCGCCTGCGACGTCGTCGGGCTGACCCTGCAGATCATCGCCCTGCACCTGGGTGCCCTCGCGGTCGTGCAGCCATTGCTGGTGAGCGGGCTGCTGTTCGCCCTGGTCTTCCGCCAGCGGTTCGAGGGCCACCACATCACCCGCCGGCAGTCCGGGTGGGCCGTCCTGCTCACCGCCGCCCTCGCCGGGTTCCTGCTGCTCGCCGGGTCCGGAAATCCGGCCGGCCACCACGAGACAGCCGACCGGTTGCCCGCCCTCGTCGCCGCCATCGTCGGTACGGCGCTGGCCATCGCCTGCATCGAGCTCGGCCGGCGGCAGCGGGCCGAAGCGCGCTCCGCCGCACTGCTGGGGGTCGCGGTCGGCTTCGTCTACGCCGCGACCGCCGCCCTGCTCAAGGGCGTCACCGACATCGCCGTCCGCTCCCCCATCGATCTGCTGACCAGCTGGCAGTTCTACGCCGTCATCGCGACGGGAGCCATCGGGCTGCTGCTCAATCAGCTCGCCTTCCAGGCCGGGCCCATCACCGCGAGCCTGCCGGCCACCGCGACCGTCGACCCGCTGGTCAGCATCGCCATCGGCGTACTCGTCTACGACGAGCACATCCGCACCGGGCCCGGCTCCGGGATCGCGCTCATCGGTCTGCTGCTCCTGCTCGGCATCGCGGTCATCGAGCTCAGCCGGTCGCTCGGTGACGACGACGGGCCGGAGGCGGAGCCGGCGACGGCGTCGCCGGGCGGCCGGGCCGGCACCGACGGCAGCGGCGGCAGCGGCGGCGATAGACCGGGCGGTGGTGGCCAGGATCGCTGAGACCCGGTCGTGCCACGATGGCGGCGTGACGGGCGGGCGCGAGGTCGTGGTCGGCGTCGGTTCGGGCGCCGGCCGGCTCGAGTCCACCGACCTGGTTCTCGACATCGGGGCGCAGCATCCGTCCACCCACGGGATGCTGCGGCTGCGGTTGGAGCTCGACGGCGACCGGGTGACGCGGGCCGAGCCCATCGTCGGCTACATGCACCGCGGCGCCGAGAAACTCTTCGAGGTGCGCGACTACCGGCAGATCACCGTTCTCGCCAACCGACACGACTGGCTGTCGGCCTTCTCCAGCGAACTCGGCGTGGTGATGGCGGTCGAACGGATGCTCGGCATCGAGGTGCCCGAACGCGCGGTCTGGCTGCGCACGCTGCTGGCCGAGCTCAACCGGGTACTCAATCACCTGATGTTCCTGGGTTCCTACCCGCTGGAGATCGCCGCAGTCGAGCCGGCCCACCGCGCCTTCGCCGAGCGGGAAGCGATCCAGGCCGTGATGGAGGAGGTCTCGGGCGGCCGGATGCACTTCATGTTCAACCGGGTGGGCGGCCTGAAGGAGGAGGTGCCGGACGGTTGGACCGGCCGGGCCGCGGCCGCGGTCGCGGGCGTCCGCACCCGACTGCCCGAACTCGACGGCATGATCCGGCACGACGAGACCTTCGCCGCACGCACCCGCGGCGTCGGCGTGCTCTCCCCCGATCTGGTGCGGCAGTACGGCGTCAGCGGGCCGGTCGCGCGGGCGTCCGGCGTCGATTTCGACCTACGGCGGGATGAGCCCTACCTGGCGTACGGCGAGTTGGCCGATGTTCTGCGCGTCGTCACCGACGAAGCCGGGGACTGTCACGCACGCTTCCGCTGCCTGCTGGACCAGGTGTGGGCGTCCCTCGATCTGGCCGATGCCTGCCTCGCCCGGCTGACCCGCCTCAGCGGCGCGGTGAACGTCCGGCTACCGAAGACGGTCAAGGCGCCGGAAGGCCACATCTACTGCTGGACGGAGAATCCGCTCGGGCTCAACGGCTACTACGTCGTATCCCGCGGTGAGAAGACCCCGTGGCGCTGCAAGCTGCGGTCGGCGTCGTTCAACAACGTGCAGGTGCTCGCCGCGCTGTTGCCGGGGACGCGGCTCGCGGACCTCGTCCCGATCCTGGGGTCGATGTTCTTCGTGGTCGGCGACATCGACAAGTAGTCAGTCGTCGCGGTAGCGGCGTCGTCTGCGGCCGGCACCGTCGGACAGCGCAGCCGGTATCGAACCCGGCCCGAGCTCGGCCGAGTCCCGCCGGGCCAGGACAACGCCGGGCCCGTCGCCATCCTCGCGATAGTGCCGTCCGCGCGCGGAATCCTCTTCTGACGGGGCGGATTTCGCGATCGGAAGCTCATGCGACCACCGCTCGGTGAGGGCTCCGCGGAGCTCCCCGAGCTCGCCGCGAAGCGCGCGGACGCCTTCATAAAGTCCGGCCTCCAGCTCGCGCCGGAGCTGCAACTCGAGTCCGGCCTGCTGCTCGCGACGGGCGGCGATCTCACGTTCGAGCTCGCGCTCGTAGCTGCGCCGCAGCTCGATCTCCCGCTCCGTCGGCAATTCCGGGTCTGGCCGGGGCCGGCTCGCCGCCATCATCGCGAAGACGAACGCCCAGACGGCGACGACGACCGCGAGCCGCAACCAACGCGGGTCATCGGTGCTGATGAGGGCGACGGTCGCGGCGATCGCGAAGGCGAAGCCGATGACGAAATAGGTGACGCGAAAGGCATGTCTGGTCGGTGAAGCGCGGTCGGGTTCGATGTCTGTTGGTTCGTCACCACCGAGCATGGCGACAAAGATACGACCACTTGGCAGAGCGGATGCAGCCGGGACAACACCCATTCGGCCTAGCTACCAGGCGATCACAGACAGCCACAGAATACCGGGGCGGTGCGGCCGGATCAGGAGATCAGGCCCTTGGACTTGAGGTAGTTCGATGCGACGACACCGGGCTTCTGCTGTCCGACGTCGACCTGCTTGTTCAGCTGCGCCAGTTCTGCGGTCGTCAGTGTCGCGGACACCTTGTTCAAGGTGGTCTTGATGAGCGGCGTCAGCTTCTTGGTGTTGACGATCGGGACGAGGTAGTCGGCGTTCTGCAGGTGCTTGTCGTCGGTGAGCACGACCAGACCGGCGTCGTCGACCGTCGCGTCGGTGGTCAGCACCAGGGCCAGCTGGTCGGCACCCTTTGCGACCGCCTCCTTACCCTGCGCCGTATCCACGCCGAGCGGATCGATCCCACTGACCTTGATGCCGTAGGTCTTCTTCAGGCCGGGGATGCAGTAGGGGCGGGTGGCACACTCGGGTCCGGACGCGATCTTCACCGGGATACCGGACTTGCCGAGATCGGTCAGCGTCGTCAGGTGATGCGCCTTCGCGAATTTCTTGCTGACGGCGAAGGCGTTCTGGTCGACCGCCTTGGACGGGGTCAACGGGGTCAGGCCCCGCTTCGCCGCCAGCGTCTTCAGCTGCGCGTAGGTCTTCTGCAGGTCCGGAGAGGCCACGGACGGGGCGTTGGCTCCGTTGATGATGCGGTTGAGCTGGTCGGCATAGGTGGCCACGTATTCCGGGACGACGGCGACGTCGCCCTTCTCCAGCGAGGACTGGAAGATCTCGCTGGACTTCACACTCGTCTCGTTGGTCTTGTAGCCGGCCTTCGCGAGCACGTCGGCGTACATATTGGCGAGGACCTCGCTCTCGGTGAAGCCGGCGTCGGCAACGGTCAGCGACCCCTTGCTCCCGCTCGAGCGGTTGACCCCACCGGAGTTCTGGCTGGCCGTGCCGCCACATGCCGCGACCAGCACCGCCAACATCGCCATGAGAGCCACCGCGAAGACGCGTCTACGCCTCACTATGTCCACCCGCCTTCTGTGTCCCGCGCCGGCTGACGCGCGTGTCCCGGCGGGCCCCAGCCCGCTGCAATTACGGTCCCTCAGGAGTCTAAAGAACGCAAACGCCCGCGCCGATGTCAGTGCGCCGCACCTGCCTCGGCGGTCGCTTCCGCCTCCGCTTTCACCGGCCCCGACCCGGATCGGGACCGGCGGGCGCGGCGGACCGGGTCGATTCGCCGCTGGAGCAGGATGAAGAGGGACTCGAGCAGGAGCGCGAGAACCCCGACGATCACGGCCCCTCCGCCGTACTGCCCCGGATCGTCGTTGTTGAATCCGTCGACGACGAACCGGCCCAGCCCGCCCGCACCGATCAGCGCCGCCACCGTCGTCGTCGCGACCACCGTGACGACGGCGATGCGGAG is part of the Mycobacteriales bacterium genome and harbors:
- a CDS encoding zinc-binding dehydrogenase, whose protein sequence is MSNRASVLVGPGRSELSSDPIPEYGAGQVLIEVLVNGVCASDLPRWRSAPPSSSIRLGHEPVGRVAAVGAGVGSCAVGDIVTGRVSPSFADLAVADEADLVVAPTGVPAEAVLGEPLGCVVDALRRTGVDVADRVAVVGTGFMGLCLLQLLRHAGLRQVVAIDPRADAREHALRHGADVAIEPAAARDLAPFPAGSGQEFDVVFEASGSQPGLDLATDLVRAHGIVSIMGYHQEPRSVDMKTWNWKGLDVVNSHVRDRARLRDSTRRGLDLVAAGKVDLQPLITHRFPLADVDQAFLTMDKKPDGYIKAIIEIA
- a CDS encoding DMT family transporter → MHDGWLVVALSLSAALAFALSSSLKHVSAGHAPDAQSLRPSRVARFIRATLAHPLWLGGIACDVVGLTLQIIALHLGALAVVQPLLVSGLLFALVFRQRFEGHHITRRQSGWAVLLTAALAGFLLLAGSGNPAGHHETADRLPALVAAIVGTALAIACIELGRRQRAEARSAALLGVAVGFVYAATAALLKGVTDIAVRSPIDLLTSWQFYAVIATGAIGLLLNQLAFQAGPITASLPATATVDPLVSIAIGVLVYDEHIRTGPGSGIALIGLLLLLGIAVIELSRSLGDDDGPEAEPATASPGGRAGTDGSGGSGGDRPGGGGQDR
- a CDS encoding DUF6779 domain-containing protein, giving the protein MLGGDEPTDIEPDRASPTRHAFRVTYFVIGFAFAIAATVALISTDDPRWLRLAVVVAVWAFVFAMMAASRPRPDPELPTEREIELRRSYERELEREIAARREQQAGLELQLRRELEAGLYEGVRALRGELGELRGALTERWSHELPIAKSAPSEEDSARGRHYREDGDGPGVVLARRDSAELGPGSIPAALSDGAGRRRRRYRDD
- a CDS encoding ABC transporter substrate-binding protein, with translation MAMLAVLVAACGGTASQNSGGVNRSSGSKGSLTVADAGFTESEVLANMYADVLAKAGYKTNETSVKSSEIFQSSLEKGDVAVVPEYVATYADQLNRIINGANAPSVASPDLQKTYAQLKTLAAKRGLTPLTPSKAVDQNAFAVSKKFAKAHHLTTLTDLGKSGIPVKIASGPECATRPYCIPGLKKTYGIKVSGIDPLGVDTAQGKEAVAKGADQLALVLTTDATVDDAGLVVLTDDKHLQNADYLVPIVNTKKLTPLIKTTLNKVSATLTTAELAQLNKQVDVGQQKPGVVASNYLKSKGLIS